The genomic segment GAATTCGGGGTCGAGTTCATGTGGTTCATGGTGGACTGGCCGGGGATGGACCCGGGCTACACCCTCGAGACCATCCAGCGCTTCGGCGAGGAGGTGATTCCGACGGTCAAGCGCCTGACGGCTTCTTCGAGAAAGCCGGGTTGACCGGACCGGCGCGCCGCGCCTCGCCCCGAAGCGGCCCCAGCAGCTTTTGCTCCAGCTCGAGGAAGCGGTCGAGGTCCACCGCCGCGAAATACTCCTCGACGGTTGCCATGCGGTCGCGTATGCCGACGGTCGACTGGTGTTCCCTGAGGTAGGCGAGATTCTCGCGCACCGCGCGCACGACCGTGTAGCGAACCACGCCGGGAAAGGAGGCGATCCTGTAGCCGGCCGAGGCGAGAAGGGAAAGCGGGTTGAGCGACATCGGCTTGCCCTCGTCCATGCTCGCCATCAACGGGACGGGCAACCCCGCCCTGCCGATGCGCTCGATCTCCTGGGGAAGGCCCGCAACCTGGATGTTCAGCAGGTCGGCTCCCGCCTCGGCGTAGAGAAAGCCCCGACGGATCGCCTCGTCGAGGCCGAGATCGGCCGCGGCGTCGGTCCTGGCGCCGATGACGAAATCCGGATCGCTCCGAGCCGCGCACGCCGCGCGGATCTTGGCCGCGTGCTCCTCGGCCGGGACCACGGGATGCTCGGCCTCGATCATCGCGCATTTCTTGGAAGCGACCTGATCCTCGATGACGATTCCCGCTGCGCCGGCCCGCTCCAGCTCGCGCACGGTTCGCAACACCGCCAACGCGTTCCCGTAGCCCGTGTCCGCGTCCACCAGCACCGGGAGGGAGACCGCTCCCGCGACCCGGCGCGCCACGCTCGCCATGTCGCTCAGGTTCAAGAAGCCGAGATCGGGCAGGCCGAGATAAGCCGCCGCCACCGCGTTTCCCGACAGGCCGACGATCTCGAAGCCGGCTCGCTCCACCAGCCGGGCGAGGAGCGGATCGTGCGCCGAAACCGAGATCGTACAGCGCGGCTCGGCGAGGATGCGGCGCAGGGCCCGGGCGGGTCGCTCGGTCATTTGCCCCTCCCGGATCACCGGCGCGGCGGCAGCGGTCCGGCCCCCGCAAACTTTTTCAGGGTGTCGATGACCTCGGGATCGCGCGGCATCTCCGCGATCAGCCTTTTCAGCTCCGCGGCCCCGATCGGCGACGCGTCATCGCTCACGAGCTTCTTGAAGTAAGGGGCGAACTCGGGGTCCTTGAACGTCCTGGCCATCGCTTCTTCGAGCACCGCGACCCGCTCCTTCGGCGTTCCGGGCGGAAGAATGTAAGGCGATCCCACCGACCGGAAGGCACGCCACAGCCCGATCAGCTTCTTCTCCTTTTCGCTCTTCGCAAAGCTTCCGATCTCGGGCAGGTGGCCGAGCTTCGGATGTTTGTCGCCCAGCGGCACTTCCATGATCGAATGGAAGTTCATCACCCCTTTGTCCAGCCAGTCCGGGTTGCGCCGCAGCACCGAGCTGGCGTTGTTGGCTCGGGCGTCCAGCTCGCCCCGGAGCAGCGAGGCGTCCAGCTCCCGCGCGCTGTAGCCCGCGATGAAGTTCGGCTCCTTCAGATTCAGGAAGTACGCGAACAGCCTCCCGGCGACGTAGGAGACGTGCCCCACGGTCTGCGCGCCGATTCTCAGTCCGGGACGGGAGGCGAGCTTTTCCAGAGAGTCGAGCCCCAGCTCCCTGCGGGTGTAGATCACGTAATGGTTCTCGCTCTCGGGCGACCCGAGATAGATGAATTTGTCGACCTCGTAGCTCACCCCGCTCTCGCCCATCACCGCAAGGCCGACGATGGCGCCGCTCGCCGCGCCGATCGTGAGCCCGTCCGGGCGAACGTTTCTGTACAGATAGTTCGCTCCCTTCCGGCCGCCGCCGCCGTCCATGTACTGGACGACGACCGTGGGGTTTCCCGGGATGTGCTTTTTCAGAAACGGCACCACCGCCTTGACCCTGAGGTCTCCGGTCCCGCCGGGCGACGTGGTCGCGAGTAACGTTACGGTCTTCCCTTCGTAAAAATTGCTCTGCGGCCATGCCTCGACCGGCGCCAGCCACAGCAGCGCGCCGAGCGCCAGCGCGCCCGCTGTCATTTTCCCGAGGGAGCTCATAGGGTGACCTCCTTTCGTCGGTGAAGCCGTCGCGCCCGTCCCGAGCGCGCGCCCCTGCCGCTTCGCCTACGACTCCTAGCAAAATTCGCGGCGCGGTTACAAGGGTGTCTCCGGGATGAGCAAGGACGACAGCGGGTTGACAGCAAAACGCATGTCTGCGTATAGCTTCAGTGCGTCCTCCCGGGAGCGAGGTGGAACCATGGGTATGACGATCACCGAAAAGATCTGCGCCCGCGCCGCCGGAAAAGAGCGGGTAGGCCCGGGGGACATGATCGAGGCCGAGGTCGACAAGCTCTACATCAAGGACTTGAGGTTCTCGAAGGCGGAGGATCCCCAGGGTCTGTACGGCGTCTTCAAGGAAGTCCTCGCCGCGATGGGGGTCCGAAGGGCGTGGGACCCCGGCAAGGTCGTGGTCAACCTCGACGAGCAACCCGCGCGCAGCACGGCGCGCCTGGAGGGTCAGCGGCGGGCCAGGGAATTTTCCCGCGAGCACGGCGCGACCCTCTACGAAGGCTACGAGGGCGGCATCGGCCACAATGTCATGGTGGAGAAGGGACACGTTGCTCCGGGCGAGTTCATCGTCGGGGCCGACTCCCACACCTGCACCTACGGGGCCCTCGGCTGCTTCGCCACCGGCATCGGCTTTACCGAAACCGTCGGCGTGCTCGCGACCGGACGGATCTGGCTCAAGGTGCCGCCTGCCATCTACATCGAGCTGACGGGCAGCCGCCCGGCGTGGATTTCAGGCAAGGACGTGGTGCTGCGCGTGATGGCCGAGCTCGGGCCCAGCGGCGCCGTGAACCGGACTCTCGAATACGGCGGCAGCGCCGTGGCCGATCTGAGCATCGACAGCCGCCTGTCGATGTGCAACATGGCGGTGGAAAGCCTGGCGCTGAACGCGATTTTCCCGCCGGACGCGCTCGCCCTGGATTACGTGCGCCGCGTCGGGCGTGTGGAGCGCGAGCCCGTCGAGAGCGACGCGGACGCCGGGTACGAGAAGCGCCTTCGCTTCGATCTCTCGGATATGGAGCCCTTCGTCGCGGCGCCCGGCGTCCCCTCCAACGGCCGGCCGGTTCGAGAGCTCGTCGGCACGCCGATCCAGCAGGCCTTCATCGGCACCTGCTCCAGCGCGCGGATCGAGGATCTCCGGGAGGCCGCGAAAATCCTCAAGGGGAGGACCGTGCGTCCCGGGGTGCGGATGATCGTCACGCCGGGCTCCTACGGCGCCTATTTCCAGGCGCGCGAGGAAGGGCTGCTCCAGATCTTCGAGAAAGCCAAGGTGCTGATCACCGCATCGGAATGCGGCATCTGCAGCCGCCCGTCGCTCGCGGCGGGGGAGGTCTGCGTTTCTTCGGGAAACCGGAATTTCCCGGGACGGATGGGAGACCGGGGAGCCCGGATCTTTCTTGCCAGCGCGGCCACGGTCGCGGCCAGCGCCGTCGCCGGAGAGATCGTCGACCCGCGGGAGTTCCTGCCGTCATGAGGAAGCGCTTCACCGGCCGCGCCTGGAAGTTCGGCGACTGCCTCGACTCGGGCAACATCAAGAACGTGATGGCGGGCGTCGACCCCGAGTTCCGGCAGAAGGTCCGCCCCGGAGACCTGATCGTCGCCGGGATCAGCTTCGGCATGGGCTCGAGCGCGGAGGAAGCGCCGCGTTCGCTGCGCGACGCCGGGGTCGCGGCGGTGCTCGCCGAGTCGATCTCGAACATCTACCTGCGCACGCTGATCAATCTCGGCTTGCCGGCGATCGAGTGCCCCGGCATCTCGGAAATGGTCGAAACCGGGCACGAGCTCGAGGTCGACCTGGAAACGGGGACGGTGCGAAACCTCTCCACGGGACGCGCCCTCGCCTTCCCGCCCTTTTCCGATCACGCGCTCGCGATCCTCGAAAAGGGCGGATTGATTCCGTACCTCAAGTCCACGCTCGCAGGCGGGCCGGAAAAGCGGGCCTGACCGCACGGCCGCGAAGCGGGCAGGTCCTCTTGCGAAAGCCCGGCGGAAAAACGGCTCGGAGGAAACCATGAAGGCAACGACGAAGCTCAGAGAGGCGCTCCGAAGCGGCGAGCTGATCATCACTCCGGGAGTCTACGACTGCCTGACGGCCCGGCTGGCCGAGATGGCGGGATTCCCGGTCGTCAAGCTGCTCGGCAACGTCACCTGCGGCAGCATTCTCGGTCTTCCCGATCTCGGGCTCATCGGCCTCGCCGAGATGGCCGGCCACGCGAAGAACGTGGCCGCCGCGGTCGAGATCCCCGTCATGGTCGACGCCGATACCGGCTACTCGGCCGGAGCCCTCGGGATCGCGCGCACCGTAAGGGAATTCGAGCGGGCCGGCGTCGCCGGGATCGGCATGGAAGACCAGGTCACTCCCAAGAAATGCGCGCTGATTCCCGGCGGTACGCCCGTGGTGCCGCTCGACGAGCAGCTGAAGAAGCTCCAGGCCGCGGTCGAGGCCAGACAGGACCCCGACTTCGTGATCAGCGCGCGCACCGACGCCGAGTCCGTCAACGGCCTGGACGACGCGTTGCGGCGCATCAAGGCCTACGAGGCGGTCGCCGCCGACATGGTTGGTGTCGCTCTGCCGTGGATGCGAAGGGAAGGAATGCGCGAGCGCACGCTCGAGGCCTTGAAGCGCATCCGCGACGCGGTCCGCGTGCCGGTCAACTGCATGTTCATGGACGAAGCGATCCAGGCGGGCAACGTCACGCTGGAGGAGCTCCAGCGGATCGGCTTCAACATGGGCGGAAGCAACGCCGTGCGCTATACGGTCGTCAAGGCGGTCTCCGAGATGCTGGCCGTCCTCAAGAAGGAGGGCTCGACCAGGAGCTACGCCCACCGGCTCGCCACGCTCAAGGAGTACGAGGCCGTCGTGCGGCTGCCGGAATTTCTCGAGCTGGAAAAGCGCTACACTGCGTAACGACCCCGCCCGCCCTCCGTTCGTGCCGCTCTGTTCCTTTGCATGCGCGACGTCGTCCGTCCGGGGTCCTGCGTCCGGGCCGGGCTCCGCGTATCCCGGTTGAAAACGGTCTGAGGTTCGAAGCTCGAGGGGGACGAAGACCGAAGAGGGCACGAGCTTACCCGCGTCCCCCGGCGCCGGAGACGGCTTGACCGGCTTGAGCTGCTCGAACGTTTTGAACGGCCGCCGAAGGCGTCTTCCGGCTTGAACGGCGGCGAAGCGACTCTTACCTTATCTCTGGAACCGCCGCTTCGCGGCGGACAGCCCGAACGGAGTAAAGCGATCGAGCGGACTCGAGCGTTTTGAACGCTCTTTTTACTGAACCTTTGAACCGTACTACGTACCCCATTCACGAGATCGAGGAGCCTCTGCTCCAGGCGGCGCGCCGTTTCAAACGCGTGGTGCTCACCGCGCCGACCGGCTCGGGCAAGTCCACCCAGGTGCCTCAGATGCTCCTCGACGGCGGGCTTCTCGGCGACGGCCAGGTC from the Candidatus Zixiibacteriota bacterium genome contains:
- a CDS encoding aconitase/3-isopropylmalate dehydratase large subunit family protein is translated as MTITEKICARAAGKERVGPGDMIEAEVDKLYIKDLRFSKAEDPQGLYGVFKEVLAAMGVRRAWDPGKVVVNLDEQPARSTARLEGQRRAREFSREHGATLYEGYEGGIGHNVMVEKGHVAPGEFIVGADSHTCTYGALGCFATGIGFTETVGVLATGRIWLKVPPAIYIELTGSRPAWISGKDVVLRVMAELGPSGAVNRTLEYGGSAVADLSIDSRLSMCNMAVESLALNAIFPPDALALDYVRRVGRVEREPVESDADAGYEKRLRFDLSDMEPFVAAPGVPSNGRPVRELVGTPIQQAFIGTCSSARIEDLREAAKILKGRTVRPGVRMIVTPGSYGAYFQAREEGLLQIFEKAKVLITASECGICSRPSLAAGEVCVSSGNRNFPGRMGDRGARIFLASAATVAASAVAGEIVDPREFLPS
- a CDS encoding 3-isopropylmalate dehydratase yields the protein MRKRFTGRAWKFGDCLDSGNIKNVMAGVDPEFRQKVRPGDLIVAGISFGMGSSAEEAPRSLRDAGVAAVLAESISNIYLRTLINLGLPAIECPGISEMVETGHELEVDLETGTVRNLSTGRALAFPPFSDHALAILEKGGLIPYLKSTLAGGPEKRA
- a CDS encoding oxaloacetate decarboxylase codes for the protein MTERPARALRRILAEPRCTISVSAHDPLLARLVERAGFEIVGLSGNAVAAAYLGLPDLGFLNLSDMASVARRVAGAVSLPVLVDADTGYGNALAVLRTVRELERAGAAGIVIEDQVASKKCAMIEAEHPVVPAEEHAAKIRAACAARSDPDFVIGARTDAAADLGLDEAIRRGFLYAEAGADLLNIQVAGLPQEIERIGRAGLPVPLMASMDEGKPMSLNPLSLLASAGYRIASFPGVVRYTVVRAVRENLAYLREHQSTVGIRDRMATVEEYFAAVDLDRFLELEQKLLGPLRGEARRAGPVNPAFSKKPSGA
- a CDS encoding isocitrate lyase/PEP mutase family protein; translation: MKATTKLREALRSGELIITPGVYDCLTARLAEMAGFPVVKLLGNVTCGSILGLPDLGLIGLAEMAGHAKNVAAAVEIPVMVDADTGYSAGALGIARTVREFERAGVAGIGMEDQVTPKKCALIPGGTPVVPLDEQLKKLQAAVEARQDPDFVISARTDAESVNGLDDALRRIKAYEAVAADMVGVALPWMRREGMRERTLEALKRIRDAVRVPVNCMFMDEAIQAGNVTLEELQRIGFNMGGSNAVRYTVVKAVSEMLAVLKKEGSTRSYAHRLATLKEYEAVVRLPEFLELEKRYTA